A single region of the Larimichthys crocea isolate SSNF unplaced genomic scaffold, L_crocea_2.0 scaffold125, whole genome shotgun sequence genome encodes:
- the palmdb gene encoding palmdelphin isoform X3, whose amino-acid sequence MEEADLLKERLQAITDKRRIQENIAMKRRQIEEEKLKLQYIKKKALREQWLMDGLSQQSEEEQEAMRLQAQDEQQQSDQLQSNIFRIEKEIEALETQELNISANEEVVLKRLKEVERTAEDIIKEINAEFQAVLTHHVAPPLPDIVSFIPLTSAKTPPVCELGHEEPKKATFAMEISVEHDKRTGKSQVVSTATITPEVIQDRGLKVYDDGRKSVYAIHPDGGKMLNGVVGEMTPSEVEELLHQATDKNVPTEVQYHQPVYSVPYTGNSRPATPRIPNKTPRQTPTPSPSPFQGTTSFRNAAQIYRKENQITQDMEGWKTQSKTPSPSLFQQDSIYGVQGPGEETKLHNFHIPGQSNNAKTHHKEQELADCKMDVNSPNPRALFSVKARSAGMPAPIQPVYRAANNHSPSLVGRKSEVDPDAFMWSSGDSNRYSPFCAESIASLNLTDTLPEELTSEPITMIFMGYENAEDEEEADIQAELVIVDNSDDDNDDIKNEMDEECLSYHPEGYRSKVFQPKVGIAKVTGCRDIIEEADTKWDDLELHKPTFIHKPAKHSPYLQEQGVDESANTGSINMEKMKLCSTRR is encoded by the exons GACAAGAGAAGAATCCAGGAGAACATCGCCATGAAAAGGAGACAGATTGAAGAGGAGAAGTTAAAACTCCAGTACATAAAG aagAAAGCCCTGAGGGAGCAGTGGCTGATGGATGGTCTGAGTCAGCAGtcggaggaggaacaggaggccATGAGGCTTCAGGCTCAggatgaacagcagcagagtgatCAGCTGCAGAGCAACATCTTCAG AATAGAGAAGGAGATTGAGGCCTTGGAAACACAGGAGCTCAACATCTCTGCCAATGAAGAAGTAGTTCTGAAGCGGTTaaaagaggtggagaggacGGCGGAGGACATTATCAAG GAGATAAATGCAGAGTTCCAGGCAG TTCTGACACATCATGTAGCCCCGCCCCTCCCAGATATTGTTTCATTCATCCCACTGACATCTGCAAAAACTCCTCCTGTTTGTGAGCTGGGTCATGAAGAACCAAAGAAAG CAACGTTTGCGATGGAGATTAGTGTGGAACATGATAAGAGAACAGGCAAAAGTCAGGTGGTCTCTACAGCAACCATCACCCCAGAAGTCATCCAGGACAGGGGGCTGAAGGTGTACGATGATGGGCGCAAGTCTGTATATGCAATACACCCAGATGGAGGTAAAATGCTCAATGGGGTGGTTGGTGAGATGACACCCTCAGAAGTAGAAGAGCTCCTGCATCAGGCCACAGATAAAAACGTACCCACTGAGGTGCAGTACCATCAGCCTGTCTATTCTGTACCCTACACAGGGAACAGCAGGCCTGCAACACCAAGGATACCAAACAAAACCCCACGGCAAACCCCAACACCGAGCCCCAGCCCCTTCCAGGGCACGACCTCATTTAGAAACGCCGCTCAAATctacagaaaagaaaaccagATAACTCAAGACATGGAGGGAtggaaaacacaaagcaaaactCCCAGCCCCAGCCTCTTTCAACAAGATTCCATATATGGAGTCCAAGGACCTGGAGAAGAAACCAAGCTGCACAACTTCCACATTCCAGGCCAATCAAACAATGccaaaacacaccacaaagaACAAGAACTCGCCGACTGCAAGATGGATGTGAACAGTCCAAACCCTCGAGCTCTTTTCTCAGTCAAAGCCAGGTCTGCAGGAATGCCAGCACCCATACAGCCAGTCTACAGGGCTGCAAATAACCACAGTCCTTCACTAGTTGGCCGTAAGTCTGAAGTTGATCCTGATGCTTTTATGTGGAGTTCAGGTGATTCTAACAGATACTCACCTTTCTGTGCAGAGAGCATCGCCTCTCTGAACCTCACCGACACCCTGCCAGAGGAGCTAACATCAGAACCCATCACCATGATCTTCATGGGCTATGAAAAcgctgaggatgaggaggaagcaGACATCCAGGCTGAGCTGGTGATCGTAGACAACAgcgatgatgataatgatgatattaaaaatgaaatggatGAGGAGTGTCTTTCATACCACCCTGAAGGATACAGGAGCAAGGTCTTCCAACCCAAAGTGGGTATAGCCAAGGTTACAGGCTGCAGAGACATTATTGAAGAAGCCGACACAAAGTGGGATGATTTAGAGCTCCACAAACCAACGTTCATCCACAAGCCTGCAAAGCACAGTCCCTACCTGCAGGAACAGGGGGTGGATGAGTCTGCAAACACAGGCAGCATCAATATGGAGAAGATGAAGCTCTGTTCAACAAGAAGATAA